The proteins below come from a single Pseudarthrobacter sp. SSS035 genomic window:
- a CDS encoding SDR family oxidoreductase, giving the protein MNPTAEKSPFDLSGKTAAVTGASRGIGLGIALGLVNAGASVVALQRGPLAPELAAAADKAGVSADAVHVDLASEESVAAATAETLAGHRIDILVNNAGTQIRHDATEFPLSDFDRVMAINTRAVFQLCQGFGTPMVERGGGKIINMASLLTFQGGLRVPAYAASKGAVAQLTKALCNEWAARGVNVNAVAPGYIATDMNEALLADAQRHEQISVRIPAARWGTGGDLAGAVVFLASPAADYIHGVVLPVDGGWLAR; this is encoded by the coding sequence ATGAACCCCACAGCAGAGAAATCGCCGTTTGACCTCAGCGGCAAAACCGCAGCCGTGACCGGCGCCTCGCGCGGGATCGGCCTGGGTATCGCGCTCGGGCTGGTCAACGCTGGCGCCAGCGTTGTGGCACTCCAGCGCGGCCCCTTGGCCCCGGAACTGGCCGCCGCCGCGGACAAGGCGGGCGTCAGCGCCGACGCGGTCCACGTGGACCTGGCCAGCGAAGAATCCGTAGCAGCCGCCACAGCCGAAACCCTCGCGGGACACCGGATCGACATCCTGGTCAACAACGCCGGAACCCAGATCCGGCACGACGCGACCGAGTTCCCGCTGTCAGACTTCGACCGTGTGATGGCCATCAACACCCGTGCCGTGTTCCAGCTGTGCCAGGGCTTCGGCACCCCCATGGTGGAGCGGGGTGGCGGCAAGATCATCAACATGGCTTCCCTCCTGACGTTCCAGGGCGGCCTGCGCGTTCCGGCCTACGCGGCGTCAAAGGGCGCCGTGGCGCAGCTGACCAAGGCGTTGTGCAACGAATGGGCGGCCCGCGGCGTGAACGTCAATGCGGTTGCGCCGGGCTACATCGCCACTGACATGAACGAGGCGCTGCTGGCAGACGCCCAGCGCCATGAACAGATTTCCGTGCGGATCCCGGCGGCACGCTGGGGCACCGGCGGCGACCTCGCCGGCGCGGTGGTGTTCCTGGCCTCCCCGGCCGCGGACTACATCCACGGCGTTGTACTGCCGGTCGACGGCGGGTGGCTGGCCCGATGA
- a CDS encoding bifunctional 4-hydroxy-2-oxoglutarate aldolase/2-dehydro-3-deoxy-phosphogluconate aldolase — MSELQSPPVSAILQENPVVAVLRARHAREYAPVIDALVKGGVRSIELTLSTDGVFDFLPDIKRQFGADAEIGVGTVTSGDQAAQALDGGADYLVTPAMVTDVIRAAVAAGVPVFPGGLTPTELLTGMQAGATAVKLFPASTVGPGYIGQLRGPFPDMRVIPSGGIGIDDAADWIAAGALAVSLGGPLLRDAFSGGDLSALTARARQLSSVVADAVRARGSR, encoded by the coding sequence ATGAGCGAGCTCCAGAGCCCTCCCGTTTCCGCCATCCTGCAGGAGAACCCTGTGGTGGCCGTCCTCCGTGCCCGGCATGCCCGGGAATATGCGCCGGTCATCGACGCCCTGGTCAAGGGCGGCGTCCGGTCCATCGAACTGACGCTCAGCACCGATGGTGTCTTCGACTTCCTGCCGGACATCAAACGGCAGTTCGGCGCCGACGCGGAAATCGGCGTCGGCACCGTCACCTCCGGTGACCAGGCCGCGCAGGCGCTCGACGGCGGCGCGGACTACCTGGTGACGCCCGCCATGGTGACGGATGTGATCCGCGCCGCGGTTGCGGCCGGCGTTCCGGTGTTCCCCGGAGGCCTGACGCCCACCGAACTGCTGACCGGCATGCAGGCGGGGGCAACGGCCGTGAAGCTGTTTCCCGCCTCCACCGTGGGCCCGGGCTACATCGGGCAGCTGCGCGGGCCCTTTCCGGACATGCGGGTCATTCCGTCCGGCGGCATCGGCATCGATGACGCCGCGGACTGGATCGCCGCAGGGGCGCTTGCCGTCAGCCTGGGCGGACCGCTGCTCCGTGATGCGTTCTCCGGCGGCGACCTCTCCGCCCTCACCGCCCGCGCCCGGCAGCTGAGCTCCGTGGTGGCGGACGCCGTCCGGGCGAGGGGTTCCCGGTGA
- a CDS encoding sugar kinase has translation MTFTDVVTLGETMGLMKAETPGPLAQVSSLSLGMGGSESNFAIALRRLGTSVTWVGRVGNDSLGELVLRELAAEGIVVDPLRDESAPTGLMIKERRTMDQLKVWYYRAGSAGSRLSREDIPAERISNARLLHLTGITPALSPEAARAAQYALDVAREAGVLVSFDLNYRAALWSADDARDVFRNFIAQADIVFAGDDEAAIAVGKSDDSLELARRVAALGPSQTVIKRGAAGCAAVIDGVEYVQDAVRVNAIDTVGAGDAFVAGYISDLLAGASVQERLLTAVRTGAFACLVPGDWEGMPRRHELAMLDATEPVAR, from the coding sequence GTGACCTTCACCGACGTCGTGACCCTCGGCGAAACGATGGGCCTAATGAAGGCCGAGACGCCCGGCCCGCTGGCCCAGGTGTCCTCGCTCAGCCTGGGCATGGGCGGCTCCGAGAGCAACTTTGCCATCGCGCTGCGGCGCCTGGGCACCTCGGTGACCTGGGTGGGACGCGTCGGCAACGACAGCCTTGGTGAACTCGTCCTGCGCGAGCTCGCCGCGGAGGGGATCGTGGTTGACCCGCTGCGGGACGAGTCGGCACCCACCGGCCTCATGATCAAAGAGCGGCGCACCATGGACCAGCTCAAGGTCTGGTACTACCGGGCCGGCAGCGCGGGCTCCCGGCTGTCCCGGGAGGACATCCCGGCCGAGCGGATTTCCAACGCCCGTCTGCTGCACCTCACGGGCATCACTCCCGCGCTGTCACCGGAGGCAGCCCGGGCGGCGCAATATGCGCTGGACGTTGCCCGTGAGGCAGGCGTCCTGGTCTCGTTCGACCTCAACTACCGCGCCGCGCTGTGGTCCGCCGACGACGCCCGCGACGTTTTCCGGAACTTCATTGCCCAGGCGGACATCGTGTTCGCCGGGGACGACGAAGCCGCCATCGCGGTGGGAAAGTCCGACGACTCCCTGGAGCTTGCCCGCCGGGTCGCGGCCCTCGGGCCAAGCCAGACGGTCATCAAGCGCGGTGCCGCCGGCTGTGCCGCGGTGATCGACGGAGTGGAATACGTGCAGGACGCCGTCCGCGTCAACGCCATCGACACCGTGGGGGCCGGCGATGCCTTTGTGGCCGGCTACATCTCGGACCTGCTGGCCGGCGCCTCGGTGCAGGAGCGTTTGCTGACCGCGGTCCGCACGGGAGCCTTTGCCTGCCTGGTCCCCGGCGACTGGGAAGGCATGCCGCGCCGGCACGAGCTGGCCATGCTGGACGCCACGGAACCGGTGGCACGCTGA
- a CDS encoding IclR family transcriptional regulator: MEANPAGARTLERGLSLLDHVAAGAHRLEDITQASGLSRSATHRMLTTLVAGRYLSQQPDHSYHLGIKLLELGTKAEAKISLPDTVQTILAGIAKTTQDTTHLGILSGDDVLYLAKARGHRGIEMASRPGARLRAQNTAMGKALLAAQYGNDEAVRAFDTAAIATPRSIQDVDAFRAVLDGARADGYALDDQENELGITCVAIAIPDLLGRVAAAVSISAPSVHMTQERIELLVALLQDVQPELSRCLPPGFERAWI; the protein is encoded by the coding sequence ATGGAAGCTAATCCCGCAGGGGCCCGCACGCTGGAGCGCGGACTCAGCCTGCTCGACCATGTCGCTGCGGGCGCCCACCGGCTCGAAGACATCACCCAGGCCTCGGGTCTCAGCCGCTCGGCGACCCACCGCATGCTGACCACACTCGTGGCAGGCCGGTATCTCAGCCAGCAGCCGGACCACAGTTACCACCTGGGCATCAAACTGCTGGAGCTCGGCACCAAGGCGGAGGCTAAGATCAGCCTCCCCGACACCGTGCAGACCATCCTCGCCGGGATCGCCAAAACCACGCAGGACACCACACACCTGGGCATCCTCAGCGGCGACGATGTCCTGTACCTGGCCAAGGCCCGCGGCCATCGCGGCATTGAAATGGCGTCCCGCCCCGGGGCACGGTTGCGGGCGCAGAACACGGCGATGGGCAAGGCCCTGCTGGCAGCCCAGTATGGAAATGACGAGGCCGTCCGCGCCTTCGATACGGCGGCGATCGCCACACCCCGCTCCATCCAGGATGTTGACGCGTTCCGGGCGGTGCTGGACGGGGCCAGGGCTGACGGCTACGCGCTGGATGACCAGGAGAACGAACTCGGCATCACCTGCGTCGCCATCGCCATCCCGGACCTCCTCGGCAGGGTCGCGGCCGCTGTCTCCATCTCAGCCCCCAGCGTTCACATGACCCAGGAACGGATTGAATTACTCGTGGCGCTGCTCCAGGACGTGCAGCCTGAGCTCAGCCGCTGCCTGCCGCCAGGATTTGAAAGGGCCTGGATCTAG
- a CDS encoding DUF2461 domain-containing protein has translation MSTFQGIPAGAFAFYAELEHNNNREWWLEHKDNYNTLVRDPVTALLAELEPRFGPGKIFRPNRDIRFSPDKSPYKTAQGAFASSQEGVGYYVQVSAEGLLVGGGCHTSSPAQLARFRNSVDASGTGESLRHIVETVAAAGFAVEGEKLKTVPRGFDKDHPRAELLKHKSLSAGIELGQPEWLDSPAAVQEIEALWDKLRPLVDWVGRHAAP, from the coding sequence ATGAGTACATTCCAGGGCATCCCTGCAGGGGCATTCGCGTTCTATGCCGAACTTGAGCACAACAACAACCGGGAGTGGTGGCTGGAGCACAAGGACAACTACAACACCTTGGTGCGGGATCCGGTCACGGCCCTGCTGGCCGAACTGGAGCCGCGGTTCGGCCCGGGCAAGATCTTCCGTCCCAACCGGGACATCAGGTTCTCCCCGGACAAATCGCCCTACAAGACTGCCCAGGGAGCGTTCGCGTCGTCCCAGGAAGGCGTGGGGTATTACGTCCAGGTGAGCGCCGAGGGGCTGCTGGTGGGCGGCGGCTGCCACACCAGTTCGCCGGCCCAGCTGGCCCGCTTCCGGAACTCCGTGGATGCGTCCGGGACCGGCGAATCGCTGCGGCACATCGTGGAGACCGTGGCTGCCGCGGGCTTTGCCGTGGAGGGCGAAAAACTCAAAACCGTGCCGCGCGGTTTCGACAAGGACCATCCCCGGGCGGAGCTGCTGAAGCACAAGTCGCTGTCCGCCGGCATCGAACTGGGCCAGCCGGAGTGGCTGGATTCGCCGGCGGCCGTGCAGGAAATCGAGGCGCTGTGGGACAAGCTGCGGCCCTTGGTGGACTGGGTGGGCCGGCATGCGGCCCCGTGA
- a CDS encoding catalase, with product MTANISTTQSGAPVTSDAHAQSVGADGAIILTDHYLIEKLAQFNRERVPERVVHAKGGGAFGTFKATSDISKYTRAAFLQPGVETEMLIRFSSVAGENGSPDTWRDPRGFAVKFYTSEGNYDLVGNNTPVFFIRDGIKFPDFIHSQKRLPGTHLRDADMQWDFWTLSPESAHQVTWLMGDRGLPASWREMQGYGSHTYQWINAAGERFWVKYHFKSNQGVKTISGDQAEELAGSDADFYIRDLQDNIAEGNFPSWELHVQVMPYEDAKGYRFNPFDLTKVWPHSDYPLIHVGTMELNKNPENYFAQIEQATFAPSNFVPGIAASPDKMLQARIFSYADAHRYRVGTNHAQIPVNQPKNQVNNYSQDGAGRYHFNAPSVPVYAPNSFNGPAAVEPASPAGGWENDGELTLSAHSLHAEDGDFGQAGTLYREVFDDGAKARLLDTITGAVGGVKNAEIKERAIQYWTNVDAELGAKLRANLGTGSADSDAEAANKIG from the coding sequence ATGACTGCGAACATCTCTACAACCCAGTCCGGCGCGCCCGTCACCTCTGACGCGCACGCACAGTCCGTCGGCGCCGACGGCGCCATCATCCTCACGGACCACTACCTGATCGAAAAGCTCGCCCAGTTCAACCGCGAGCGCGTGCCGGAGCGCGTAGTGCACGCCAAGGGCGGCGGCGCGTTCGGTACGTTCAAGGCCACCTCGGACATCTCCAAGTACACCAGGGCCGCGTTCCTGCAGCCGGGCGTTGAGACCGAGATGCTGATCCGCTTCTCCTCCGTCGCCGGCGAGAACGGCTCCCCGGACACCTGGCGCGACCCCCGCGGTTTCGCCGTCAAGTTCTACACCTCCGAGGGCAACTACGACCTCGTGGGCAACAACACCCCCGTCTTCTTCATCCGCGACGGCATCAAGTTCCCGGACTTCATCCACTCCCAGAAGCGCCTCCCGGGCACCCATCTGCGCGACGCCGACATGCAGTGGGACTTCTGGACCCTGTCCCCCGAATCCGCACACCAGGTCACCTGGCTCATGGGCGACCGCGGCCTGCCGGCCTCCTGGCGTGAAATGCAGGGCTACGGCTCGCACACCTACCAGTGGATCAATGCCGCGGGCGAGCGCTTCTGGGTCAAGTACCACTTCAAGTCCAACCAGGGCGTCAAGACGATCTCCGGTGACCAGGCTGAAGAGCTGGCCGGCTCGGACGCGGACTTCTACATCCGCGACCTGCAGGACAACATCGCCGAGGGCAACTTCCCGTCCTGGGAACTGCACGTCCAGGTCATGCCGTACGAAGACGCCAAGGGCTACCGCTTCAACCCGTTCGACCTCACCAAGGTGTGGCCGCACTCGGACTACCCGCTGATCCACGTGGGCACCATGGAGCTGAACAAGAACCCGGAGAACTACTTCGCGCAGATCGAGCAGGCCACCTTCGCGCCGTCGAACTTCGTGCCGGGCATCGCCGCTTCCCCGGACAAGATGCTGCAGGCCCGCATCTTCTCCTACGCCGACGCACACCGCTACCGCGTGGGCACCAACCACGCGCAGATCCCGGTGAACCAGCCCAAGAACCAAGTCAACAACTACAGCCAGGACGGCGCCGGGCGGTACCACTTCAACGCCCCGTCCGTACCGGTTTACGCCCCCAACTCCTTCAACGGCCCTGCAGCCGTTGAGCCGGCCTCCCCGGCCGGCGGCTGGGAGAACGACGGCGAGCTCACGCTCTCCGCACACTCCCTGCACGCCGAGGACGGCGACTTCGGCCAGGCCGGCACCCTGTACCGCGAGGTGTTCGACGACGGCGCCAAGGCCCGCCTGCTGGACACCATCACCGGTGCGGTGGGCGGCGTAAAGAACGCCGAAATCAAGGAACGCGCCATCCAGTACTGGACCAACGTGGACGCCGAACTCGGCGCCAAGCTGCGCGCCAACCTGGGCACCGGCTCCGCTGACTCCGACGCCGAGGCTGCCAACAAGATCGGCTAG
- a CDS encoding Fur family transcriptional regulator encodes MTEHFGGHDAWAAALRAHGRRVTKQRLAVLTAVEHHPHSPAESILAAARTELPELTAQSVYVVLGDLTDLHMLRRFEPPHSPALYETRVGDNHHHAICISCGRVEDVECAVGHAPCLTPHWDENSKPMTIQIADVMYQGICQDCQASQKLPSKTSQVIEK; translated from the coding sequence ATGACGGAACACTTTGGCGGCCACGATGCATGGGCTGCCGCCCTGCGCGCCCACGGCCGCCGGGTGACCAAGCAGCGGCTCGCCGTGCTGACCGCCGTCGAACATCATCCGCACTCCCCTGCGGAGAGCATCCTGGCCGCCGCGCGCACCGAACTTCCGGAGCTGACCGCGCAATCGGTATACGTGGTCCTCGGCGACCTGACCGATCTGCACATGCTGCGCCGCTTCGAGCCACCGCATTCCCCCGCCCTGTACGAGACCCGCGTCGGTGACAACCACCACCACGCCATCTGCATCAGCTGCGGCCGCGTGGAGGACGTCGAATGCGCCGTCGGGCACGCCCCCTGCCTCACCCCGCACTGGGATGAGAACTCCAAGCCGATGACCATCCAGATCGCCGACGTGATGTACCAGGGCATCTGCCAGGACTGCCAAGCATCCCAAAAACTTCCTTCTAAAACATCCCAAGTAATCGAGAAATAG
- a CDS encoding MFS transporter yields the protein MGKLLADITPLRESPAFRRLWLGSAVSAVGSQLTLVAVSLEVYRLTQDSFYVGLLGVFALVPLVFGGLLGGSIADSHNRRTVALLATSVLWLTTGLIALQSWLQLGNVWILYLLVALQSGAQAINQPARSAIIPTLIRKELLPAANALSMMSFGLALTVGPLLAGVLVAWVGFGWTYTIDFISFAFVLWAVFRLPSMPPSGSAGRAGIRSVAEGFRFLGTRPNLRMTFIIDLVAMILAQPRALMPAIGALMIGGGEATVGILLASSAVGAFLAGLFSGPLGHVRWQGSAVVWSVMGWGASIAGFGVVVLLAGRTDDGGATVWLVPAALCCALAGIVDSISAVFRNTILQAAAPDHLRGRLQGVFIVVVAGGPRVGDLLAGGGTKILSEGWVLLLGGALCIAVAWLAAQLQPGFRQYDARDPVP from the coding sequence GTGGGGAAACTGCTGGCCGATATCACACCGCTCCGGGAGAGCCCGGCCTTCCGCCGGCTCTGGCTGGGTTCCGCCGTCTCGGCCGTGGGGAGCCAGCTCACGCTGGTGGCCGTGAGCCTGGAGGTGTACCGGCTCACGCAGGACAGTTTCTATGTGGGTCTGTTGGGTGTGTTTGCGCTGGTGCCGCTGGTGTTCGGCGGCCTGCTGGGCGGGTCCATCGCCGACTCCCACAACCGCCGCACGGTGGCGCTCCTGGCAACCTCCGTCCTGTGGCTGACCACCGGCCTGATCGCGCTGCAGTCCTGGCTGCAGCTGGGAAACGTCTGGATTCTCTACCTCCTGGTGGCGCTGCAAAGCGGTGCCCAGGCCATCAACCAGCCGGCCCGCAGTGCCATTATCCCCACGCTTATCCGCAAGGAACTGCTTCCCGCGGCCAACGCGCTCAGCATGATGTCGTTCGGGTTGGCGTTGACGGTGGGACCCCTGCTGGCGGGGGTGCTGGTGGCGTGGGTGGGCTTCGGCTGGACGTACACCATCGACTTCATCAGCTTCGCGTTTGTGCTCTGGGCCGTTTTCCGGCTGCCGTCCATGCCGCCGTCGGGAAGCGCCGGGCGGGCCGGGATCCGGTCCGTCGCCGAAGGGTTCCGGTTCCTGGGCACCCGGCCCAACCTGCGGATGACCTTCATCATCGACCTCGTCGCCATGATCCTGGCCCAGCCGCGCGCGCTGATGCCGGCCATCGGTGCGCTGATGATCGGCGGCGGCGAAGCCACGGTGGGCATCCTGCTGGCCTCCAGCGCGGTGGGCGCATTCCTGGCCGGCCTGTTCTCCGGGCCGCTCGGCCATGTCCGGTGGCAGGGGAGTGCCGTGGTCTGGTCGGTGATGGGCTGGGGCGCCTCGATTGCCGGTTTCGGTGTGGTGGTGCTCCTGGCAGGACGGACGGACGACGGCGGGGCCACAGTTTGGCTGGTCCCGGCGGCTTTGTGCTGCGCTCTGGCCGGAATCGTCGACTCCATCAGTGCCGTCTTCCGCAACACCATCCTGCAGGCCGCCGCGCCGGACCACCTGCGGGGACGGCTGCAGGGGGTCTTCATTGTGGTGGTGGCCGGTGGGCCGCGCGTGGGTGACCTGCTGGCAGGCGGCGGGACTAAGATTCTCAGTGAGGGCTGGGTCCTGCTTCTGGGCGGGGCTTTGTGCATCGCGGTGGCCTGGCTGGCGGCACAGCTGCAGCCGGGCTTCCGGCAGTACGATGCCCGCGACCCGGTGCCTTAG
- the htpX gene encoding zinc metalloprotease HtpX produces the protein MHKHYNGLKTAALFGVLWAVLLGLGGLIGINTRSSAPIWIMALIGVATTAYGYWNSDKIAIRSMQAYPVTEAQAPQLYQIVRELSVRANQPMPRIYLSPTMNPNAFATGRNPKNAAVCCTEGILQLLDARELRGVLGHELMHVYNRDILTSSVAAAVAGVITSVGQMLLFFGGDRRNSNPLAMLAMALLAPFAASLIQLAISRTREYDADEDGSQLTGDPLALASALRKIEQGVRIAPLPQEQKLVNTSHLMIANPFRGGAMTKLFATHPPMKERIARLERIAGRPLN, from the coding sequence GTGCACAAGCATTACAACGGCCTGAAAACTGCGGCGCTCTTCGGCGTCCTGTGGGCGGTGCTCTTGGGCCTGGGCGGACTGATCGGGATCAATACCCGGAGTTCAGCGCCCATCTGGATCATGGCCCTGATCGGCGTGGCCACCACCGCGTACGGCTACTGGAACAGCGACAAGATCGCCATCCGTTCCATGCAGGCCTACCCCGTCACGGAGGCCCAGGCGCCACAGCTCTACCAGATTGTCCGGGAGCTCTCCGTCCGGGCCAACCAGCCGATGCCCCGCATTTACCTCTCACCCACCATGAACCCGAACGCGTTCGCCACGGGCCGGAATCCCAAAAACGCCGCCGTGTGCTGCACCGAAGGGATTCTGCAGCTGCTCGATGCCCGCGAACTGCGCGGGGTCCTGGGGCACGAGCTGATGCACGTGTACAACCGGGACATCCTGACGTCTTCGGTGGCGGCCGCGGTGGCCGGCGTCATCACGTCCGTGGGCCAGATGCTGCTGTTCTTCGGCGGCGACCGGCGCAACTCCAACCCGCTGGCCATGCTGGCGATGGCCCTTTTGGCACCGTTTGCCGCCTCGCTCATCCAGCTGGCCATCTCCCGGACCAGGGAGTACGACGCCGACGAGGACGGTTCGCAGCTCACTGGCGATCCGCTGGCGCTCGCCTCAGCCCTGCGCAAGATTGAGCAGGGAGTCCGGATCGCGCCGCTGCCGCAGGAGCAGAAGCTGGTCAACACCTCGCACCTCATGATCGCCAACCCGTTCCGGGGCGGGGCGATGACCAAACTGTTCGCCACGCACCCGCCGATGAAGGAGCGGATCGCCCGGCTGGAACGGATTGCCGGCCGGCCGCTGAACTGA
- a CDS encoding YajQ family cyclic di-GMP-binding protein gives MAGESTFDVVSKVDKQEVANALNQAQKELVQRYDFKGVGAEVDFSGEKILMKANSEERVLAVLDVLQSKLIRRGISLKSLDTGEPYPSGKEFRLEASIKEGIEQDLAKKINKLIRDEGPKGVKSQIQGDELRVSSKSRDDLQSVMTLLKGFDEADLQFVNFRS, from the coding sequence ATGGCAGGCGAGTCAACGTTCGACGTCGTAAGCAAAGTGGACAAGCAGGAAGTGGCCAACGCGCTGAACCAGGCACAGAAGGAACTCGTCCAGCGCTACGACTTCAAGGGCGTCGGAGCCGAGGTCGACTTCAGCGGCGAGAAGATCCTGATGAAGGCGAACTCGGAGGAACGTGTGCTGGCCGTGCTGGACGTCCTCCAGTCCAAGCTGATCCGCCGCGGCATCTCCCTGAAGTCCCTGGACACCGGCGAGCCTTACCCCTCCGGCAAGGAATTCCGTCTGGAGGCCTCCATCAAGGAAGGCATCGAGCAGGACCTGGCCAAGAAGATCAACAAGCTGATCCGCGACGAAGGCCCCAAGGGCGTCAAGTCCCAGATCCAGGGCGACGAACTCCGCGTCTCCTCCAAGTCCCGCGATGACCTGCAGTCTGTTATGACGCTGCTGAAGGGCTTCGACGAGGCGGACCTGCAGTTCGTCAACTTCCGCAGCTAG
- a CDS encoding site-specific integrase, giving the protein MAILSGMRRGELCGLRWQDVDLAARRLVICVQLVQVGKEVVEGTIKTDAGQDRVVALSDRDVAALLTWQFQQGQEREAWADAYQDSGRVFTYEDGSQLRPGYPSKLFELMVEKLGLPHMRFHDLRHLHASLMLATGQDMAIVSKTMGHSNSQITRDLYAHMVGDAAHNAAEGASSLLPMSKKSQGVLTSVITGK; this is encoded by the coding sequence GTGGCCATCCTCTCCGGTATGCGCCGCGGTGAACTGTGCGGCCTCCGCTGGCAGGACGTAGACCTTGCCGCCCGCCGCCTGGTTATCTGTGTGCAGCTTGTACAGGTAGGCAAGGAAGTAGTGGAGGGCACAATCAAAACGGATGCCGGACAGGACCGCGTGGTCGCACTGTCAGACCGGGACGTCGCCGCTCTTCTGACGTGGCAGTTCCAGCAGGGGCAGGAACGCGAGGCATGGGCAGACGCCTATCAGGACTCGGGCCGCGTGTTCACGTACGAGGACGGCAGCCAGCTCCGCCCGGGCTACCCGTCCAAACTCTTCGAGCTGATGGTGGAGAAGCTGGGCCTCCCGCACATGCGCTTCCATGACCTCCGCCACCTCCACGCGTCTCTAATGCTGGCCACGGGGCAGGACATGGCCATTGTGTCCAAGACCATGGGACACAGCAACAGCCAGATCACCCGCGACCTGTACGCGCACATGGTGGGAGACGCCGCCCACAACGCCGCGGAAGGTGCGTCCTCACTGCTGCCGATGTCAAAGAAAAGCCAAGGTGTGCTCACAAGTGTGATCACCGGGAAGTAA